A single window of Laspinema palackyanum D2c DNA harbors:
- a CDS encoding Mo-dependent nitrogenase C-terminal domain-containing protein — protein sequence MFIFSSLLTESKTLYKFRMDDVLFPIRNWIEGIEIKNPEQAKQLCRLIPAQCPFERDIQLFGRTLFHIPPLCKLNPFYEQLVFLRFRALCFLADECGEDVTAYC from the coding sequence ATGTTTATTTTCTCAAGCTTATTAACTGAGTCGAAAACTCTTTATAAATTTCGGATGGATGATGTTCTGTTCCCCATCCGCAACTGGATCGAGGGCATTGAAATTAAAAATCCTGAACAGGCGAAACAGTTGTGTAGGCTGATTCCGGCACAATGTCCATTTGAACGGGATATCCAGCTATTTGGACGGACTTTATTTCATATTCCCCCGCTATGTAAGCTCAATCCCTTTTATGAGCAACTGGTATTTCTGCGGTTTCGGGCATTATGTTTCCTCGCCGACGAATGTGGGGAAGATGTCACGGCCTATTGTTAA
- a CDS encoding SWIM zinc finger family protein, which translates to MNLTDLTLEEIREFADSPAIFEQGQDCYDQGTVEQFFMSGKGIKAKVEGETGQYSVEIRTGKSKLTTDCTCAYRGEVCEHIVAVLLYAMLGNPEDEEEYEYEAPMSLAQEITPMIEDILRRLLTGQLSEQEVLQILAQGPQGLKVLPQPGVGQKNNVIPFPNSKKKTVAELKKEIQEFFEGVQAEEEELEVFLNENYSFFDGGEYEFSHLTEVFEQLHHLTLAEQIDVLWYVVTSGNLLFSQTGKVFAESEIAQGLELFADRVMALDLEMPQKEVYLNSVIAVFDWPMFQNEELDLALKDAMATLCSTEEELRYAIATLETIGLERNSREWVMDAYRRLGDEQNFIRLYEENLDSIEEYLILANYWRDMQRDIPKSIAILERWITEHTPTMGDNLEDWADLYAEDCPYTNQLLTDLTQYYYEQGDRPNLYRMFRLWLRIDGLCIELYDKMKSVAIELNCWEDCQRQMHLFARDDAEVLWKIYLKQKNWDAAISLAEEPGCPIPVKQAVAAKVKSSHPEAAIRLYNQLAHHYIQKKTRPNYQTATKYVKLIREVYLSILNSPFQWDDYLYDLRQQYQRYRALQEDLQKL; encoded by the coding sequence ATGAATTTAACCGATCTAACCCTAGAAGAAATTAGAGAATTTGCCGATAGTCCGGCTATTTTTGAACAAGGTCAAGACTGTTATGATCAGGGGACAGTCGAGCAGTTTTTTATGTCAGGAAAGGGGATTAAGGCTAAGGTTGAGGGAGAAACCGGCCAATATTCTGTAGAAATTCGCACAGGTAAGAGCAAGCTCACGACAGATTGTACCTGTGCTTATCGGGGAGAGGTTTGTGAGCATATTGTGGCGGTGTTGCTGTATGCAATGTTGGGCAATCCAGAGGATGAGGAGGAGTATGAGTATGAAGCCCCGATGAGTTTGGCTCAGGAGATTACTCCGATGATTGAGGATATTTTGCGGCGCTTATTAACTGGACAATTGAGTGAGCAGGAGGTGCTTCAAATCCTGGCACAAGGTCCACAAGGATTGAAGGTGCTGCCTCAGCCAGGGGTTGGACAAAAAAACAATGTGATTCCTTTTCCTAACTCCAAGAAGAAGACGGTGGCGGAGTTGAAGAAGGAGATTCAGGAGTTTTTTGAGGGGGTCCAAGCGGAGGAAGAGGAACTGGAGGTTTTTTTGAATGAGAATTATAGCTTTTTTGACGGGGGGGAATATGAATTTTCTCATTTAACTGAGGTGTTTGAACAGTTGCATCATCTGACTTTGGCAGAACAGATTGATGTGCTGTGGTATGTGGTGACTTCTGGAAACTTACTGTTTAGTCAGACGGGGAAGGTTTTTGCGGAGAGTGAGATTGCTCAAGGGTTGGAGTTATTTGCCGATCGCGTGATGGCGTTAGATCTGGAGATGCCGCAGAAAGAGGTTTATCTGAATTCTGTGATTGCGGTGTTCGATTGGCCGATGTTTCAGAACGAGGAACTGGATTTGGCGCTGAAGGACGCGATGGCTACTCTATGTTCCACGGAGGAGGAGTTACGCTATGCGATCGCCACCTTAGAAACCATTGGTTTGGAACGGAATAGCCGGGAGTGGGTGATGGATGCCTATCGCCGATTGGGAGATGAGCAGAACTTTATCCGATTATATGAAGAAAATCTGGACAGTATTGAAGAATATTTAATCCTGGCGAATTATTGGCGGGATATGCAGAGAGATATCCCGAAGTCGATTGCGATTTTAGAACGGTGGATTACTGAACATACACCCACAATGGGAGATAACCTAGAGGACTGGGCTGATTTATATGCTGAGGATTGCCCCTATACTAATCAGCTATTAACGGACTTGACCCAGTATTATTATGAGCAAGGCGATCGCCCGAATCTGTATCGAATGTTTCGGCTGTGGCTGCGGATTGATGGTCTTTGCATAGAATTATATGACAAAATGAAGTCAGTGGCAATCGAGTTAAATTGTTGGGAAGACTGCCAACGCCAGATGCATTTGTTCGCCCGAGATGATGCTGAAGTTCTCTGGAAAATATACTTAAAGCAGAAAAATTGGGATGCGGCCATTTCCTTGGCCGAGGAACCAGGTTGTCCGATCCCCGTCAAACAGGCAGTCGCCGCTAAGGTGAAATCCTCTCATCCAGAAGCGGCGATCCGCCTGTATAACCAACTGGCACATCACTATATTCAAAAGAAAACCCGCCCCAACTATCAAACTGCGACCAAGTATGTGAAGCTGATCCGAGAGGTTTATCTATCCATTCTGAATTCTCCCTTCCAGTGGGATGATTATCTCTACGACCTCCGGCAGCAGTATCAACGCTACCGGGCTTTACAAGAAGATTTGCAAAAGTTATAG